The following DNA comes from Chrysiogenes arsenatis DSM 11915.
TACGTCGATTAGTCTTCATACGTCACCCCCCATCCTTCTACTTCGCCCGACCCTTTAAAGTTAAATTCAAAGGGGTTGTTGACCCCTTCGGGAGAAAGCTCACGTTTGCGCTCCATCAGCTCTTTGTGGCGATATATATCACTGTGTGGCGAAGTTTCAGATTTCTCGGCACTCATGCGGCGTGTGCGGAGGTGATGAATGCCACTGTGGTGCTCATCGACCATCCCTTCGGGGATAATAGTAATTGAGCGCGGTTCGGTTGGACATTTTTCAACACAGGCGCCACAACCAACACATTTTTCGGTGATGGTTGGCAGCAGGCCGCCTTTCAGTTCAATCGCGTGGTCGCGTAGTGGGCAAACATTAAAGCAGACGTTGCAGATTTTGGCGCTTCCGGTGCGGGAAACTCCCTGTAGCTCGTCGCGTTCGTAGAGGTAGTTCAGGCAACGTTCTTCGTCAATACGGGCAATGCCGATTCTGACAGCTTCCGGTTCCAGCACGGTAGGGTCAAGCGCTCCCGTCGGGCAGACTGGCGGACAGAGCATACACAGGTAACAGCCGCGTTCCTGAGCGTAAATGTACGGTGTACCAATTTGGAGCTTGTCGTACACTTTTGCGCGCTGAATTGATTCATATGGACACACTTCTATGCAACGCGCACAGCGAATGCACCGCTCCATAAATTGTGCTTCCGCTACCGCTCCCGGTGGGCGCATTTGATCCATCAATAGATGCGTCTTAAAGGGGTTTTCATTCAGAAGGGTGCGCACCCATTCCAGCAGCGCACTCATCCTTACAGCACTTCTTCTTCAAAATTGACGGCATGGTGGGCGATGTCGATCACACCAGAGATTTTCCGCAACGATTCATC
Coding sequences within:
- a CDS encoding 4Fe-4S dicluster domain-containing protein, with the translated sequence MSALLEWVRTLLNENPFKTHLLMDQMRPPGAVAEAQFMERCIRCARCIEVCPYESIQRAKVYDKLQIGTPYIYAQERGCYLCMLCPPVCPTGALDPTVLEPEAVRIGIARIDEERCLNYLYERDELQGVSRTGSAKICNVCFNVCPLRDHAIELKGGLLPTITEKCVGCGACVEKCPTEPRSITIIPEGMVDEHHSGIHHLRTRRMSAEKSETSPHSDIYRHKELMERKRELSPEGVNNPFEFNFKGSGEVEGWGVTYED